In Candidatus Zixiibacteriota bacterium, the following proteins share a genomic window:
- a CDS encoding glycosyltransferase family 39 protein, producing MKNITGKNLSINNQTLMLIIVGSVIMYLFFISKQFIGDDWLWLANAKKAFDNPEIFFQRPMYGYLRPLNMFIIFIWQNIFGENAYIFSLINILLHASNIWLLWKVLKKFGVSEKVCNLSALIFGFYYLNSSALLWISVGHDLWVTMLSLLFTLKMIDLIERPQILNFIIVFLIGIAATLIKESGFVTIGLFFLLLILKRKNPLSKEFRLYSIFIILIYLIYIIMYFITRTYADKKLVIGLETIMNLWYFIIYIIFPLSKRFAAIIPEGMLWAVKAIKITATLAAPLVLFYAFKKGGNALKYFILWSVMFISTIIIFDWNLGLFDLYPGKTASRFMYSVIPGFSVVISWLIINVIWARFKFLNKKSIMIIMVILFISGNFLIIKKVSNIFIYKQNITNEILDSLYGITDNLKKSDILIILTKDIESAFIVLPSEIHIEAMIFVKFNKLIDVQVKEVSQYKSNAIGYSDRVMTLGWDIKSNKMVTH from the coding sequence ATGAAAAATATAACCGGAAAAAATCTATCGATTAATAATCAAACCTTGATGCTGATTATTGTCGGTTCTGTGATAATGTATTTATTTTTTATCTCAAAGCAATTTATTGGAGATGATTGGTTATGGTTAGCTAACGCTAAGAAAGCATTTGATAACCCGGAAATATTTTTCCAGCGGCCAATGTATGGCTATTTACGTCCCTTAAATATGTTTATAATTTTTATTTGGCAGAATATTTTCGGCGAAAATGCATATATTTTTAGCCTGATAAATATATTGCTTCATGCCTCAAATATCTGGCTTTTATGGAAAGTGTTAAAAAAATTCGGGGTTAGCGAAAAAGTATGCAATTTGAGCGCTTTAATATTCGGATTCTATTATTTGAATTCCTCCGCTCTTCTATGGATTTCTGTTGGACATGATCTTTGGGTAACAATGTTATCGCTTCTGTTTACGCTAAAAATGATTGATTTAATTGAAAGACCTCAAATATTAAATTTTATTATAGTTTTCTTAATTGGTATAGCGGCAACTTTAATTAAGGAATCTGGATTTGTTACAATTGGTCTCTTCTTTTTATTGCTGATTCTCAAGCGAAAAAATCCTCTATCAAAAGAATTCAGATTATATTCCATTTTTATAATTTTAATATATCTCATTTATATAATAATGTATTTTATTACTCGCACATATGCAGATAAGAAATTAGTTATTGGTTTAGAGACAATAATGAACCTATGGTATTTTATAATATATATTATCTTTCCATTATCTAAACGATTCGCCGCAATAATCCCGGAAGGAATGCTTTGGGCAGTTAAAGCGATTAAGATTACGGCGACTTTAGCAGCGCCGTTAGTGTTGTTCTATGCATTTAAAAAAGGCGGAAATGCCTTGAAATATTTTATTTTGTGGTCCGTTATGTTTATTTCTACGATTATCATATTTGATTGGAATTTGGGATTATTTGATCTATATCCCGGAAAAACAGCGTCCAGATTTATGTATAGCGTTATTCCGGGTTTTTCGGTAGTTATTTCTTGGCTGATAATAAATGTTATTTGGGCGCGATTCAAATTTTTAAATAAAAAATCCATAATGATTATAATGGTAATACTATTTATATCGGGCAATTTTTTAATAATAAAGAAAGTGTCAAATATATTCATTTATAAACAAAATATTACTAATGAAATTCTCGACAGTTTATACGGCATAACTGATAACTTAAAAAAGAGCGACATATTAATAATACTAACCAAAGATATTGAGAGCGCTTTTATTGTATTGCCAAGTGAGATTCATATAGAAGCGATGATTTTTGTGAAATTTAATAAATTGATTGATGTTCAAGTTAAAGAAGTTAGCCAATATAAAAGTAATGCAATAGGCTATTCGGATCGTGTCATGACTTTAGGTTGGGATATAAAATCAAATAAAATGGTTACTCATTAA